Within Primulina tabacum isolate GXHZ01 chromosome 5, ASM2559414v2, whole genome shotgun sequence, the genomic segment CTGCAAAGAAGTAATCTTGGAGGGACATAGTGAGGTCTCTTTACAAACTGTAAAGATTAAAAACACTCTTATAACAAAGTAAGATATGAATGAAGAACACAAACGGCTTGAACATTATGGTCCAGTGGCAATAAACATGAGGCAGGGAGCACTTGCTTACATTCAGTAAGTGAACCCTCGGTGAGTAGGTTTGACGTATTTTCTGGTGGAAGTCTCGTATTTCATAAATATATTGAATTCAGGGAATGCCACTAGTTCCTGATTGAAGATATTGACCAACAATAATGAGCAATTGCAATTAAAAGCTGTGAAAGTGATTGTGGTAAAGAAATAGTTTACACCATTAAAATTTTGCGTGTATATTCTGAAATCTATCATTGCAATCAAGGATACATGGATCATACTTTTATGTATTCAACCATAGATGAATCAGCACCAATGGTAAGTTGTTGGAGAAGTAATACAGCTCGGGATGATGTAGTTACGGATAGCTTCTTATTAGATCCACAAGGGATGTAACATGCGACCGACTCTGACACTAAAAACTATAAAGTGAAACAACTAAGtcaccataaatcataaaacattatCAGCATAAATATAAAACATTAAATGAACAAAAGAGATTAAAATATGTTGTTGCCTGAAGTTGTTCACCAAGCACTCTGATAGTCTCCCCTGATGGGTAATCTCTTGATATATTGAGCAGCGTAGAAATTATACAACAACATTGATCAAGTAAACAGTCGCAACCAATGAATTGACCAATCAAATTGAGAAGGTAACTGTTCAGAAAATTAACACCAACCATTGCAAGATCACATGATATAAGAAGCCCCATGAGAGTTCAACTAGTATCCAAATTAAAGTCAATTGTACCCTCTGACTCTATTCTAAAGAAACTCCTccaagtattttaaaaaactCTTTTACAAGTGAAGAATATCATACTTAAGACCACATAACACACTGAAAATTGCAATCAACAGAGCTAAGTTATAAACGACCATTAAGACTCCATTAATCTTAAAATTGTATTcagaaaaatatgataaaatgttCTTTGTATCGACAAACATATCATGGTATAATACGACTCAACATTAACAAAAAATTTCGATAAAAATGCAACATATTTATATGCCTCCCAAACAGCAAAATAATGGAGTAGAGTAATTCCTAATATTTATATCACAGCAATACTCACTTAAAAGTACTAGGAATTACAGCTCTATGCCCAAGCAAATTGACGAGCACCTCAGTGCCGGCCAAATGGTTGCAGCAAATTGACGAGCACCTCAGTGCCGGCCAAATGGTTGCATTTATGCCAATGATGAGCCGCAGCAGCGATCTTGTAATGTAGATCAACTATAAACTACAAAATAAGGtgtcatttattttaaaaatatgcacTCAACAATAAATACACAAGACAAAATTACTGGAAAGGATAATATAATAACGAAAAAACAGCTTGAAATATAAGTTTTGAAGAATCACCATAAATACTTTGTCCAGTCTGAAGATGTTAATCTTGTCAACAAGTTCGAAACTTTTAGAGTGCTCCTCACTGCAAGAATAAAGCAATCAATAATAGAACACTCAAACTTTTAGAAGAAACATGGAAAAAAATATAGACAACTAACAGAAGGTTGAACCTATCCAAGAAGCCATCCACAATAGTTTGAATTGTACATGCAATTGTATCTTTAGAAAAGAACGGAAGTGGACAGTCAGAGGAGCTGGAAGCTAGAGATAATGTATGGTTCACAATAGAAACCTGCATACAAAGTGAAGAACATAACAAATCAGTAAGCGTAAATAGCTCGCACAATGTTTTGCattatcatattttcattttaaatagAATTTGATGTATTAGAGTCAGAAAATTAGCCGTCCAATATTTTGTATcgataaattttctttttagatAGGCTTTGATGtctgacaatcaaaatattaattGCATGAGTGATTCCTATTGATTGTATAGTTTACTATTAAAGAATAGGTTATGTATATTGTGTATAGGTTTCCCTAGTATATATGGAGATCATTCAACCATTTATCAATTTGTATTGGTATAGAGAGTAGAAACCGCAATTGTTCTTTCTTTTCGGCTGAATTAGAGCCATGTCTTTCTTAATCTTTCATCTAGTTCTTACATCATGTCTGGAAAAGCAAATGTGGACACTCTTGATGGCAAAAAGCAATTCATAGCAACTGTTCATGAAATTTTGTTTCCAACAAATTTGATCGAGTTGGATAATGCTAATTATCCTATTTGGTCTCAACTTATAGAGATGCATATTGCAGGCAGAAGAAATTGGGATGCATCACAATGACGAAGGTTGCATCGCATAGAACGGCCCAAGCTATGAGGAATGGGAGGCTAAAGATGCTAAGGTCAAGTCTTTGCTCATCAATTCCATGATAGAAGGCTGATGGCCTATTTGCGTTGTGTGGCGGCTAAAGAAGTTTTGAATAGAATCAAGAACTATCTGGATGTGTCAAATTCTTCTCGAGCCTAAAAGCCAATGAAGCAAACATTCCAACCACAGCAAAGAGATCGCCCTCTTGTGGTGTAATGTAGTGAGTTGGACTCAAAATTCTTGCAACTTGATTACTGTAGGCTAAATGATATGAAATGTCCATAGGATATTGAGAAACTAAGGAAATGTATCGCTAAGTATCGgatcaatatatttttttttgtcttgATCACAATCTACATCGATTTAGTGATCAGGGCTTTGGCTTCCTCTCCTTGCCAAATCTAGAGGAAGCTTATTCGCAGCCCAATCGAGAAGCACAAAGGTGTTAATATTAGATTAAATGATCATTCTAAATCCTCTGCAATGgctatcaataaaaataatacaggGCCAACACTCGTCATTGCACCAACTACAATAGCCCTAAATACTCAATCGATATTTTCTGGGAGAAAGATGGCTATCCATATCAATACAAACCGAAACGAGCTGAAAAGGAAACAAGAAATAAACTCATATTTCTCTTAATGATTTATGTCTCAGGTTTCTTGTTATCTCCTCAAGAAGGTAATTTCGGTCTCCCGGTTTTATTCAGGGAGACTAATCTTATAGCTAGCAGACCCACCATACTTAACACTCTATTGTTCCCAACTCTTCATAGGGCTCGGCTCCTATGTCCAGATGCATTTCCACTCACTCTGCTTGAAGACAATCCTAcaaagattgagattgatacTAACAATGGAGTGGGTGTCTGATAAGTCGAGGAAGTCTGGCTTTGCTTGAGAATTCCTTCTGCACTCTGAACATCTTTCATACAGTTTTGCAAGGGCTTTCAGAAGCCTCTCAGAAgattgaacaatttcaaaataaaatccaGAACTTGCAATATTTTTCTCTTGGCAATTGCTAAGAAAAGGCGAGCTAGTGAAACTTTTAAAAGAAGTCGCAGTCGAGTCAATGTTAATAATTATGGAGTTCCACTCCAAACATCCAGACAAACCATCATTGTAATATTTCTCCACAATTGAAATGGCATGATTTAGATATCCTAACAACGATTCACCCAGTTTAGAAAAGAAACGAGGaatttctttgatcctgagagTGAAAGAAAAAATGTGAAACACTGTGAGAATACAACAGAATAttgaaaacatatatataaaaaattatagtcGTTTGAGAAAAATGaaggaaataataaaatatgcaaactaGTGCTAAAGAGAATCAACGTGTCAATAAATTTATCACAAAAACATTATATTTGACTAAACAAATGACTAAGATCAGATTGAAACAAAAAGCCTATAAATTGTTAGCGAAAGCAAAAAAAATAATGGAATGAATAAAATTGGCATCCCCAATCAAGTGATTGAGAAAATATGGACCTTCTAATCAAACCATAACAAGAGTGTGATGGGTAACCATGTAGGCAATGAACAATGTCACACCGTCATGTGCAGGTTTGTCTCAAGCCCCAATTACTTGGAGCTTATTAAAAGTTTATAGAGGAGCATACAACACAGTTCAAAAGCTTTTACGCTAAGTCATGGGACATATAAAAGGACTACTGCCGCAACGGAGAATGGGAAGGATCAATGAAAGTGAAGATTGACCTTGTTGTATATGAGCAGAACATGAAATTAGCTAAGAGAGCGCATGTGTAGATAACTTCTGAGAGCAGCATTTTGTCAATTTCTGCTTCCTTTGTGCATTCAAGAACGTGATTTTCTATTTCATGAAGCAGCTGATCTCTTAGATTCAGTGGCAATCGTACATTTTGGCAGTTATTGGACAAATTCACCTACAAATTTATCATAACTGACAGTGAAAATCCATCAgttattaaaatttcaaaagtagcaaaaaatagaagtatgtgACACCTTTGGACCAGAATCAATATCAATCTTCGCAAGAACATCAACGGAGCATTCCAAAAAAATCACTTGGACTTTCCTCTATCTACCAGACATCGGATACAACTATTTAAGATAAGCCATTATACGTGAGATCAAAAGGTTTATAAGGATGGATTTGCAAGAATAATACCTTGGCCAATTCCTCCACAGGCTCAGTAGCATAGAGCAATGGCAGAAGTCCTGAAGCGTCATACAGAAAAGGGGTAGAACCAGTCGAAAGGGCATATGCAGCTGCCGGCAGCAGCACAACGAACCGCTCATTCAGTGTTGTGAATTCATATGTAATTAGGAGGTCAATAAAATATTCTAAATAATGTCAACATCCTGCACCACCTATACATGTATAAAAAGAAAAGCAAAGAAGTAAAGAGATACAAAAAAGGACGTAGTACTAGGGTTTAGAAAATTGATGGACAAAATTGAATATGTCCAACATATATTGTCTCTCAATCTATACGTTGATGCGATTCATTTCTTTTGCAGATAGACTGGAATTTTCACAGAGAATCATTTGAAGATTGTAAAAAAATTCCTTGGTTATTAAAATTTATGATCAATCTCATCAAATCACTTCAAAATATCAAAGCCACTGTACCTAGTTTGGAATGTACCTTCAAGTTAAGTATAGCTAAAACAGCTGGTAACACATTCTGCCGAAGATACAAAAAATCTTGCAGATCACCCTGCAGCAAGAAAACGAATGCTTTTAAGATACAATCTGGATCCTTCCAATAAATTGAAAACACGTGAAAACACCCTTTTAAAATGTAATCCATTAAAATTGAATTCAAAAGCTAAAATAAAGAAAAGCTGTTAAGATGAAGGAAAATCTGTTTTTGGATCCCAAGAATTTCATTCAAACTAACAAATTTGCAGGCTTAGATACACGAGGAAGAATAACTAACACAGTCATCCAGTATGACATATAGCAACGGGAAACAAGCACAAAATAACAAGCTTTGCATCTCAGGGAATGACGCAAAAATCAAATTCACCATTTTATTCGCAGTTTATGATAATGGGATGGCAACCCTTTCCTTTCCACATACTTGTGAAATTATTAAAGCACCAATCAATTATTACCAAGTCTATAAACATGGCCATAAATATTAAGAGTAAGAAATTCCAACTTCCAAAACTACAAATTTGGAACCGCAACAAGATGCCTACCTGTATGCTTCTCATGGTCAACATACTCTTGACTATATCAACAGTAGAGTGAGCACCATTAGATATTTTCCAACCACCATAACAGCTTTGAATAACAAAagaaatcaaaagaaaaatacAACGTGAACTTTAATAGCCATGTTTCAACACACTTGAGTTATTCTGTTTTGAGTTGATGAGAAAAGACTCTCATATATGCTTCTACACAGCAGAGTTGTTATGTTTAGGGTTGGGTATAAGTGAAGAAACTAAGAGAGAAATATCAAATACACACGTTTGAAAAGAACTCTTGCAGTTATTAAAGGAATACAAAAATGAGAGGTATAATGGGTTCTTACCAGAGAGGTTCTCTTGGAGAAGTAGCATGAGATAAGCACAAAGCAGACCTGAAGTATATTTCCCAACATCAGGACACTGGATAGAATCATCGGAAAAGAATTACGACAGCTAAAGGAAAATTATACTCTTGCATTCTGAACTCTGAATCAAAGATTAATTTTCATATTCTGAGAGAACATACAGTAAGCAGTAAGTTAAAAAAGTTAAAAAGTCTAGTGAgagaattttttgaaaatgcaCACTCTCACCTTCAGACGTCGAACATTGGGGTTCTTCCACTGCTCAATCATCACCTTCATCTACTGAGATTTGTCGATCGACTTTTCCTCAATCATTGGCGCCGGCCGACGGCCGTCGGCGACATTCATATTCTCATTTTTTGCACCTTTCTTGAGTgtgagagaaaaattcaaaaaatgccTACCCTTTCCGATTGTCACTTTAGCTGGATGTATTCTCTTACGAAGTAATCTACTGAACTCAGCCGTTCTTCGCCACCCATCATCGAACATTTCCGACCACCTCCGACCGTCCTTGTCGGCGGTTTAACTAAAATCTTTTCATCCAGATAATACCCATTTCTATTCTTTTGTCTAAAGACCTTCACTGAGTTCCTTCTAATTAAAGCCACTCATTCAGATAACCGAATCTTTTTACCATACTCAGATATGTTAAGGATGGAGTGTAGTAAGTACCAGGCTGCTAAGGCAGTAGAAGAGGTTAGAATAGAGCAAAAATTATTTCTAATCTCATTGGGAAAAAGGGGTGATTCTATCTGTGACAGAAAAAAACTCGGAATGCGAGCTACATGCTGGAACTAGATCGTGAGAGTGCTTACTGGCTGAGGAAAATAATGTGTGATTATATTATCAATcctaaatcatataaaacttttttttttatcagaaactAATAATTTATTAAGGTGATAATAATTGATATTACAAAGCTAGTGGATGAGCAATCCACAGTCCATCCACTGATTAGCTAACTAGAACAAGTTCATAAGTAGATAAAACACCAATCCCTAACTAGGTCGGAGAGAAGTAAATGTTGAAACACTGGCACACTAGTCGTCCATTTTGCCACTGTGAATCTTATCTTCTCCCATAATTCCTCCGACGAGTCTCTTTGTCgttgaaaattatgttattgcgCTCTATCCATATCGACCAAAAGGTGCAATGTACAATGATGTACCAAAAAATTCTTCTTCCCCTTTGATTGAGAAATCCGTTCTCCACAACAAACATATCTCTTGAAGCTGCTGGAAAAATCCACTCGAATCCCAGGTGTTGCATAACCTTGATCCAAATTCGTCTTGTGAAAGAACAATGTAACAGCAGGTGGTCTGGTTTTCCTCACTTAGCTTGCCAAGCTGCACCACTGTGGGCGTAGAACGGTACTCGGCTGTCTCTTCTGTAAACTGTCACAAGTTTGCAATCTGCCCAAAGCCACTATCCAAGAAAAAGCCTTTACCTTTTGTGGATCGGTACTTTCCAGATGTTTGTGAAATAAGGGAAAGATAGATTAGCCAAACTTGGGAAGAAAGAATAGAAAAGAGAACTGACAGAGAAAACACCCGATGGCTCCCCTAGCCAACCCTGACATCGACAGAACCCACACTCAAAGAAGCTGACTCTAAAATACTTAGAAGGGAAGTGTACTCACCCAACTCAACGTCATTCACCCTCTCCTGAACCTCACATCCCACTGGACG encodes:
- the LOC142547735 gene encoding serine/threonine-protein kinase ATM-like → MGLLISCDLAMVGVNFLNSYLLNLIGQFIGCDCLLDQCCCIISTLLNISRDYPSGETIRVLGEQLQFLVSESVACYIPCGSNKKLSVTTSSRAVLLLQQLTIGADSSMVEYIKFVKRPHYVPPRLLLCRCRKIYLSSPMPRSNQLRYS